The proteins below come from a single Chryseobacterium capnotolerans genomic window:
- a CDS encoding tRNA threonylcarbamoyladenosine dehydratase: MDKYWLERTELLVKEEGLEKLMKANVLVVGLGGVGSFAAEFLARAGVGSMTIVDGDTVDITNVNRQLPALRSTVGKHKVEVVAERLLDINPDLKLTKINEFLNPERMEEVMDSAPFDYVLDCIDSVTPKLSLIIAAKRKKIKVISSMGAGGKTDPSKVLVRDISKTEHCHLARQIRKRLRKVKIDKGVRCVFANDIQDEESLKMTDGTNYKRSFYGTISYMPAIFGLYAAAEVINHLLKQD, from the coding sequence ATGGATAAATACTGGCTGGAAAGAACGGAACTTTTGGTGAAGGAAGAAGGATTAGAAAAGTTGATGAAAGCAAACGTCCTGGTAGTAGGACTGGGCGGAGTAGGTTCTTTTGCAGCAGAATTCCTGGCAAGAGCAGGAGTTGGAAGTATGACCATTGTAGATGGTGATACTGTAGATATTACTAATGTTAACAGGCAGCTCCCTGCTTTACGGTCTACTGTTGGAAAGCATAAAGTAGAAGTTGTTGCTGAAAGACTTCTAGATATTAATCCTGACCTTAAATTGACGAAAATCAATGAATTCCTGAATCCTGAAAGAATGGAGGAAGTAATGGATTCAGCACCCTTTGACTATGTATTGGATTGTATTGATAGTGTAACTCCAAAATTAAGCTTAATTATTGCTGCTAAAAGAAAAAAGATAAAAGTGATAAGCTCAATGGGAGCCGGCGGAAAGACTGATCCTAGTAAAGTATTGGTAAGAGACATCAGCAAAACTGAGCATTGCCATCTTGCAAGACAGATAAGAAAAAGACTGAGAAAAGTAAAAATCGACAAGGGTGTGCGTTGCGTTTTTGCCAATGATATTCAGGACGAAGAAAGCCTGAAAATGACAGACGGAACGAATTATAAAAGATCTTTTTATGGAACCATCAGCTATATGCCTGCTATTTTTGGGCTTTATGCTGCTGCTGAAGTAATTAATCATTTACTGAAACAAGATTAA
- a CDS encoding tetratricopeptide repeat protein, with translation MEKFQRYYLSFLLLIVYTNTIAQVNCNAIEGEDCKKACELYNTASDLQGSQASQEGFDRAIELCPDFSNAYMEKAVPYLKNGDFATWKILIDKAVALDPKRHLGYRGWCKFQFLRDYKGAVLDLEELKKYYPEDLGRSLNGDYNLDVVKAMSYSALGQKERAVGIIERLLAARGYVKGMFDHYQLGVTYFELGRYDKALENFEKQSKEYDFAENIYFKSKVSKIRNKDYLDLKMLALKTYDEGKTMKDVYTHHFNKIYRKQIDEL, from the coding sequence ATGGAAAAGTTTCAGAGGTATTACCTTAGCTTTTTGTTACTTATAGTGTACACCAATACTATTGCACAGGTCAACTGTAATGCGATAGAGGGTGAGGACTGCAAAAAAGCGTGTGAACTTTACAACACAGCCTCAGATTTACAAGGTTCACAGGCATCTCAGGAAGGTTTTGACAGAGCGATTGAACTTTGTCCGGATTTCTCTAATGCTTACATGGAGAAAGCAGTGCCTTATCTCAAAAACGGAGATTTTGCAACCTGGAAAATTCTTATTGATAAAGCGGTGGCTTTAGATCCTAAAAGACATTTGGGATATCGGGGTTGGTGCAAGTTTCAGTTTTTAAGAGATTATAAAGGGGCTGTTCTGGATCTGGAAGAGCTTAAAAAATATTATCCGGAAGACTTAGGAAGGTCGCTAAACGGAGATTATAATCTGGATGTAGTGAAAGCTATGTCCTACAGTGCTTTAGGGCAGAAAGAAAGAGCAGTCGGAATTATCGAAAGGCTTCTGGCAGCAAGAGGATACGTAAAGGGCATGTTTGACCACTACCAACTTGGTGTTACGTATTTTGAGCTGGGAAGATATGATAAAGCCCTTGAAAATTTTGAAAAACAAAGCAAAGAATACGACTTTGCCGAGAATATATACTTTAAAAGTAAAGTTTCTAAGATCAGAAACAAAGATTATTTGGATTTGAAAATGTTAGCCTTAAAAACGTACGATGAAGGAAAGACAATGAAAGACGTCTATACTCATCATTTTAACAAAATCTACAGAAAACAGATTGATGAACTGTAG
- a CDS encoding sigma-54 interaction domain-containing protein has translation MSNELQNIKNRFGIIGNFPVLNRALEKSIQVAPTDISVLVIGESGVGKEFIPKIIHSESRRKHQPYIVVNCGAIPEGTIDSELFGHEKGAFTGATATRKGYFEVADGGTIFLDEVGELPLQTQVRLLRVLESGEFMKVGSSQVQKTNVRIVAATNVNMMKAIHDGRFREDLYYRLNTVQIDMPPLRERKGDIHLLFRKFAIDFAEKYRMPELELEPSAVHYIENYSFPGNIRQLRNLVEQMTVVERNRNITAEKLAEYIPMETHLPMVVNNQSAPKSNDFGSEREIMYKILFDMRNDINDLKSLTSELIKNRGTGDLSNHEKSLINRIYTPEAQPQLNSNSLLYFENNDAPAVQTPTIISNPDDSYEDIEDIEVEENRPESLSLQNNEKDLIIKALEKHKGRRNRAADELGISQRTLYRKIKQYNLED, from the coding sequence ATGAGCAACGAGCTGCAAAACATAAAAAACCGCTTCGGAATTATCGGAAACTTTCCGGTACTCAACAGGGCCCTGGAAAAATCAATCCAGGTTGCCCCTACAGACATATCCGTCCTTGTTATCGGAGAAAGTGGGGTTGGAAAAGAATTTATTCCGAAGATCATCCATTCAGAATCCAGAAGAAAACATCAGCCATATATCGTAGTCAATTGTGGAGCGATACCGGAAGGAACCATAGATTCAGAACTGTTTGGGCACGAAAAAGGAGCCTTTACAGGAGCTACAGCCACCAGAAAAGGATATTTTGAAGTAGCAGATGGCGGAACAATCTTTTTAGATGAGGTAGGAGAACTTCCTTTACAAACACAGGTTCGTCTTCTAAGAGTGCTGGAAAGCGGTGAATTTATGAAGGTAGGATCTTCGCAGGTCCAAAAGACTAATGTGAGAATTGTGGCGGCTACCAATGTAAACATGATGAAGGCCATTCATGACGGAAGATTCCGTGAAGATCTGTACTACCGTTTGAATACCGTTCAGATTGATATGCCTCCTTTAAGAGAAAGAAAAGGAGATATTCATTTGCTGTTCAGGAAATTCGCTATAGATTTTGCAGAAAAATACAGGATGCCTGAACTGGAATTGGAGCCGAGTGCCGTTCATTATATCGAAAATTACTCTTTCCCTGGTAACATCCGTCAATTAAGAAATCTTGTAGAGCAGATGACCGTGGTAGAAAGGAATAGAAATATTACGGCTGAAAAACTTGCAGAATATATTCCAATGGAAACCCATCTTCCGATGGTTGTGAATAATCAAAGTGCCCCAAAATCGAATGATTTCGGAAGCGAAAGAGAAATCATGTATAAAATTCTCTTCGATATGCGAAATGATATTAATGATTTAAAATCCTTAACTTCGGAATTGATAAAGAACAGAGGAACAGGTGACCTGAGCAACCATGAGAAAAGTCTGATCAACAGAATTTATACTCCTGAGGCTCAGCCGCAGCTTAATTCCAACTCTTTACTGTATTTTGAGAATAACGATGCTCCGGCAGTACAGACTCCTACAATTATTTCAAACCCTGATGACAGCTATGAAGATATTGAGGATATTGAAGTAGAAGAAAACAGACCAGAATCACTTTCTCTTCAGAATAACGAAAAGGACTTGATTATCAAAGCGTTGGAGAAGCATAAGGGGAGAAGAAACAGAGCTGCAGACGAACTTGGAATTTCACAAAGAACTTTATATAGAAAAATAAAACAGTATAATCTGGAAGATTAA
- the rnpA gene encoding ribonuclease P protein component, with product MQKSNYPRAEKLKKNTEISLLFEKGKWRTSGNLRIIILKDKPTLPIESVKLGVSVSKRYFKRAVHRNRIKRLLRECYRLNKDLFKEAFGEKTMAMLFWVSSEMPPKFQDVEAQFIKLCEAQKK from the coding sequence ATGCAGAAATCTAACTATCCAAGAGCGGAAAAGCTCAAAAAAAATACCGAGATCAGTTTACTTTTTGAAAAGGGTAAATGGAGAACTTCCGGAAATCTGAGGATCATTATTCTGAAAGATAAACCTACTCTTCCTATTGAAAGTGTGAAATTGGGTGTTTCTGTTTCTAAAAGATACTTCAAGAGAGCTGTTCATAGAAACCGCATCAAAAGATTACTTAGAGAATGCTATCGATTAAATAAAGATTTATTTAAAGAGGCTTTTGGAGAAAAAACTATGGCTATGTTGTTTTGGGTTTCTTCTGAAATGCCTCCAAAATTTCAGGATGTGGAAGCTCAATTCATCAAGCTTTGTGAGGCTCAGAAAAAATAA
- a CDS encoding DUF4126 domain-containing protein: MLDQVPYLSYVISAFIGIGLSAATGFRVFLPLFAVSLASYFHWIPTNESFEWLAGLPALITTGIATVVEILAYYIPFVDHLLDTISVPLATIAGSVLFASQFADLGTFPQWALALIAGGGTAATISSGFAGIRAASTATTGGLGNSVVGTTETAGAGIMTVLAMVAPIIAAIVAIVLLVLVIVYGRKAWRKLRGKKAPSTE, encoded by the coding sequence ATGTTGGATCAAGTTCCCTATCTTTCGTATGTCATCAGCGCCTTCATCGGCATTGGACTCTCGGCTGCTACAGGCTTCAGGGTGTTTCTTCCCCTATTTGCCGTAAGCCTTGCTTCTTATTTTCACTGGATTCCGACGAATGAAAGTTTTGAGTGGCTGGCAGGTCTGCCTGCACTTATCACTACAGGAATTGCAACAGTTGTTGAGATCCTTGCCTATTATATTCCCTTTGTAGATCATTTGCTGGATACTATTTCTGTTCCTCTGGCCACCATAGCAGGTTCTGTTTTATTCGCCAGCCAGTTTGCTGACCTGGGAACATTTCCGCAATGGGCATTGGCTTTAATCGCTGGTGGAGGAACGGCCGCTACCATAAGTTCCGGTTTTGCAGGAATACGGGCTGCATCTACCGCAACCACAGGCGGGCTGGGAAATTCTGTAGTAGGCACTACGGAAACTGCAGGTGCTGGTATCATGACTGTACTTGCCATGGTGGCTCCCATTATTGCAGCTATTGTAGCAATTGTTCTATTGGTTCTGGTAATTGTATACGGCCGAAAAGCATGGCGGAAACTTCGGGGTAAAAAAGCCCCTTCAACTGAATAA
- the lptE gene encoding LPS assembly lipoprotein LptE encodes MNFKIKNISLKQPLLMMVLFALLGVLNSCYSFTGSSLTDEKTVQINEFPNNATLVNPALSQQFSTDIQNRFLQRTTLKGTKSNPDILIEGEITDYAFGSTTISSNTQSNPSGGVVQQAQTKLTITVKVHYENKIHPDSSFDRTYTDEAAFNSNLSQNEIENSQVKIVTERIINKIFNDIVANW; translated from the coding sequence ATGAATTTTAAAATTAAAAATATCAGTCTGAAACAACCATTATTAATGATGGTACTCTTTGCTTTGCTGGGAGTGTTGAATTCATGCTACAGCTTTACCGGATCATCTCTTACAGACGAAAAAACCGTTCAGATCAACGAGTTCCCAAACAATGCAACTCTTGTAAATCCGGCATTGTCACAGCAGTTTTCAACAGATATTCAGAACAGATTTTTACAGAGAACTACTCTGAAAGGAACAAAATCAAATCCTGATATCCTGATAGAAGGAGAAATTACAGACTATGCTTTTGGCTCTACAACGATCAGTTCCAATACACAGTCAAACCCATCTGGAGGAGTGGTACAACAGGCTCAGACTAAACTTACAATTACAGTAAAGGTGCATTATGAAAATAAAATACACCCAGATTCTAGTTTTGACAGAACCTATACGGATGAAGCTGCTTTCAACAGTAACTTATCACAGAATGAGATCGAGAACTCTCAGGTGAAGATTGTGACAGAAAGAATTATTAATAAGATTTTTAACGACATTGTAGCGAATTGGTAA